TCGGCAATCTGATTCTCGTATTCGGCTTCGTATGATGGCGAATCCACTGAGCGGATAACGCCCAACGCCACCGGGAGATCATTGTCGTAACCCATCAGGCTGAGCTTAATGTGTAATGCATTGTCAGTAGAGGAGGCATCGTGAACCAGAATATCATCCATTGTATATCCTTCTTCGCCGATAGTAACAGCTTTTAAGTTCCATCCATCCAGGACAATCCCCCGATTGTTCTCAAGTCCGAAAATCATTTTCTCGCCGTGTTTCAGCATAATTGTTTTCTCGGCTTTCCACGCGCGATCAGCAATCTTATTGTGAATACCATCGTTGAAAATGATGCAGTTCTGCAATACTTCCACCACGGATGTTCCTTTGTGTCTGGCTGCGGCTACCATTATCTCGGTGGTGTTCTTCATGTCCACGTCAATGGCTCTGGCGAAGAATGTCCCCCGTGCTCCGAAACAAAGTTCTGACGGACGGAAAGGATCTTCCACCGTTCCGAAAGGCGAGGATTTGGATACAAATCCACGATCGGAAGTGGGGGAGTACTGTCCTTTGGTAAGCCCGTAAATCTTATTGTTAAACAAGATGATGTTGA
This portion of the Petrimonas sulfuriphila genome encodes:
- a CDS encoding 2-oxoacid:ferredoxin oxidoreductase subunit beta, whose translation is METATAEKIQAKYTQKDYKSEVNVRWCPGCGDFAILSCVHKAMAELNIHPHETVVVSGIGCSSRLPYYMNTYGFHGIHGRAAAIATGVKVSNPNLNVWVATGDGDSLAIGGNHFIHTVRRNVDINIILFNNKIYGLTKGQYSPTSDRGFVSKSSPFGTVEDPFRPSELCFGARGTFFARAIDVDMKNTTEIMVAAARHKGTSVVEVLQNCIIFNDGIHNKIADRAWKAEKTIMLKHGEKMIFGLENNRGIVLDGWNLKAVTIGEEGYTMDDILVHDASSTDNALHIKLSLMGYDNDLPVALGVIRSVDSPSYEAEYENQIAEVQKKAAKKSFTDFLMSSSHIWEMK